Proteins found in one Desulfosoma sp. genomic segment:
- a CDS encoding S41 family peptidase, with amino-acid sequence MKKGSRKTRLVVMTACVALAGWIALRAMATGAEKGVYEQLKLFSDVMNLVQDHYVEEVDSRKLIYGAISGMLRELDPHSSFLRPEDYKELEIETKGKFGGIGIEITVRNGVLTVVAPLEGTPADKAGIQANDQIIKIDGAPTQEMSLTEAVQKMRGPKGTKVKLTIMREGQRKPLEFELTRDIISIQSVRTRFLEKGYGYVRISSFQSGTGRDLRKVLEKLEAEEKPLQGLILDLRNNPGGLLDQAVAVADEFLDSGLIVYTGGRRENQQMRFEATKNAVPHPYPIVVLVNGGSASASEIVAGALQDHRRAVIVGEPTFGKGSVQTVIPLNDGSAVRLTTSLYYTPSGRSIQAKGITPDIVVKRIVPNPENGSEESARRLREKDLPRHMEAPSDSPEQQDKGAVPEQPTETEKWLEVDNQVRHALELLKSYRIMAETRYK; translated from the coding sequence ATGAAAAAAGGGAGCAGAAAGACTCGTTTGGTTGTCATGACCGCTTGTGTGGCCTTGGCGGGATGGATCGCTTTGAGAGCCATGGCGACGGGGGCTGAAAAGGGCGTCTACGAGCAGCTCAAGCTCTTTAGTGATGTGATGAATTTGGTCCAGGATCATTACGTGGAGGAGGTGGATTCTCGAAAGCTCATTTACGGGGCCATCAGCGGCATGCTTCGAGAACTGGATCCTCACTCGTCCTTTTTGCGCCCTGAGGACTACAAAGAGCTCGAAATAGAAACCAAGGGGAAGTTCGGCGGGATCGGCATCGAGATTACCGTTCGCAACGGAGTCCTGACCGTGGTGGCTCCCTTGGAAGGAACCCCGGCGGACAAGGCCGGTATTCAAGCCAATGACCAGATCATCAAGATCGATGGAGCTCCGACCCAGGAAATGAGTCTGACGGAAGCGGTGCAAAAGATGCGGGGCCCAAAGGGCACCAAGGTCAAGCTCACGATCATGCGGGAAGGTCAGCGCAAACCCCTGGAATTTGAGTTGACTCGAGACATCATTTCCATTCAAAGCGTACGAACGCGCTTTTTGGAAAAAGGCTATGGTTATGTGCGTATTTCCAGCTTTCAGAGCGGTACGGGACGCGATCTGAGGAAGGTCTTGGAAAAGCTGGAGGCGGAGGAAAAACCGCTGCAGGGATTGATTCTGGATCTGCGCAATAACCCGGGAGGCTTACTGGATCAGGCGGTGGCCGTGGCCGACGAGTTTTTGGACTCGGGCCTTATTGTCTACACGGGCGGACGTCGTGAAAACCAGCAGATGCGCTTTGAAGCGACCAAAAACGCCGTGCCCCATCCGTATCCCATCGTGGTTCTGGTAAACGGGGGTAGTGCCAGCGCGTCGGAAATTGTGGCAGGGGCCTTGCAAGATCACCGAAGGGCTGTCATTGTGGGTGAACCCACTTTCGGTAAGGGTTCCGTGCAGACCGTCATCCCGCTCAACGACGGATCGGCGGTACGTCTGACCACGTCGCTGTATTACACTCCCAGCGGACGTTCCATTCAAGCCAAGGGCATTACGCCGGACATTGTGGTCAAGCGCATTGTGCCCAACCCGGAAAATGGCAGTGAGGAATCGGCACGACGTTTGCGTGAAAAAGATTTACCTCGGCACATGGAGGCCCCGTCCGACAGTCCCGAGCAACAGGACAAGGGGGCGGTGCCGGAGCAGCCGACGGAGACGGAAAAATGGCTTGAGGTGGACAATCAAGTGCGCCACGCTCTGGAGCTGCTCAAGAGTTATCGCATCATGGCGGAAACACGGTACAAATAG
- a CDS encoding GNAT family N-acetyltransferase: protein MSDSQNPLVNTSRNAEEARQGEWHKKLTDIRRAFRALKRGQRIFIGSACGEPQQLVRALEEALPKLADIEILHILSLGKHTFLEESYHDKCRLKSFFVAAASRKAVAEGRADYTPINLGDVPGLFRSGTLPIDVALIQVAPPDDHGFCSLGISVDIVKAAAETAKTVIAQVNRYMPRTLGDSFIHVDEIDALIAWDEPLLEMPPSEVTEVASAIGAQAAKLIEDGSTIRIGVGSIPSAVLYALEDKKDLGVHTDMLTDAYLYLVEKGVITNAKKTLHPGKIIASFCIGTRTLFDFVDNNPMVALYPVEYTNNYLIISQNEKMVCVNSALEIDLTGQVCSDSMGYQIYSGVGGAVDFLRGARNSKGGRTITVLPSLTEDGRSRIVPTLTPGGGVVTTRGGVQYVVTEYGIAQLQGKSLRERALALIGIAHPDFREELTRHAYRIQLLKKEQFAIRAAKAIYPEELEVKQVFDEETEVFFRPAKPTDERLLREFFYSLPKDEAYIRFLSTMKVYPQVDVHRLVNIDYDREMTLVGLVGHMEEERIVAVGRFIADEESPGAEVDFAVHPDYGRRGIASFMIQYLAEIAIRNGIRQFRAYIRPGNEKVFGIFQRLGYFVDSSYMDGFYEIRVHFDKPVDVCLTEVAS from the coding sequence ATGAGCGACTCGCAGAATCCGTTGGTGAATACAAGCCGAAATGCCGAAGAGGCTCGGCAAGGTGAATGGCACAAGAAGCTCACCGACATACGCCGAGCCTTTCGAGCCCTGAAAAGAGGCCAAAGGATTTTTATCGGCTCAGCCTGCGGAGAACCTCAGCAGCTCGTACGTGCTTTGGAAGAAGCCCTGCCCAAACTGGCCGACATCGAAATCCTTCATATTTTGAGCTTGGGAAAACACACGTTCCTGGAAGAAAGTTACCATGACAAGTGCCGATTGAAATCCTTTTTTGTGGCCGCGGCTTCCCGAAAGGCCGTCGCTGAAGGACGGGCCGATTACACACCCATCAATTTAGGGGATGTCCCCGGGTTGTTTCGAAGTGGTACCCTTCCCATCGACGTGGCTCTCATTCAGGTGGCTCCCCCTGACGACCACGGTTTTTGCTCACTCGGCATTTCCGTGGACATCGTCAAAGCGGCTGCAGAGACGGCCAAGACGGTCATCGCTCAAGTCAACAGGTATATGCCTCGCACTTTGGGGGACTCCTTCATTCACGTGGATGAAATCGATGCCTTGATTGCATGGGACGAACCGCTGCTGGAAATGCCTCCATCCGAAGTGACCGAGGTGGCCTCGGCTATCGGGGCTCAAGCAGCCAAACTCATTGAAGACGGCTCTACGATCCGTATCGGTGTCGGGTCCATTCCGAGCGCCGTTCTTTATGCGTTGGAAGACAAAAAGGATCTCGGCGTTCATACGGATATGCTCACCGATGCTTACCTGTATCTTGTGGAAAAAGGTGTTATCACCAACGCCAAGAAGACGCTTCATCCTGGAAAGATCATCGCCAGTTTTTGTATCGGGACTCGAACTCTTTTTGATTTCGTTGACAACAATCCCATGGTGGCTCTTTATCCCGTGGAATACACCAACAATTACCTGATTATTTCTCAAAACGAGAAAATGGTGTGTGTCAATTCCGCTCTGGAAATCGATCTCACCGGGCAGGTCTGTTCCGATTCCATGGGATACCAGATTTACAGCGGCGTGGGAGGCGCCGTGGATTTCTTGAGGGGGGCTCGAAATTCCAAGGGAGGTAGAACCATTACGGTGCTTCCGTCCTTGACGGAAGACGGCCGTTCCCGCATCGTTCCCACACTCACCCCCGGAGGTGGTGTGGTGACCACTCGAGGTGGTGTTCAATACGTGGTGACCGAGTACGGTATTGCTCAGCTTCAGGGCAAGAGCCTTCGAGAACGGGCGTTGGCTTTGATCGGTATTGCCCATCCGGATTTTCGCGAGGAACTGACACGTCACGCCTACCGTATTCAGTTGCTCAAGAAAGAGCAATTCGCCATTCGAGCTGCCAAGGCTATTTACCCGGAAGAACTGGAAGTCAAACAGGTGTTTGACGAGGAAACGGAAGTCTTTTTCCGACCGGCCAAACCCACGGATGAACGTTTGTTACGAGAGTTTTTCTACTCCTTACCCAAGGATGAAGCCTACATTCGGTTCCTTTCCACCATGAAGGTGTATCCTCAGGTGGATGTCCATCGTCTGGTCAATATCGACTATGATCGGGAAATGACCCTGGTAGGTCTTGTGGGACACATGGAAGAAGAAAGAATTGTCGCCGTGGGCCGTTTCATTGCCGATGAGGAATCTCCGGGGGCGGAAGTGGACTTTGCGGTTCATCCCGATTACGGACGAAGAGGTATCGCATCTTTTATGATTCAATACCTTGCGGAAATCGCCATACGGAACGGTATTCGTCAATTTCGGGCTTACATTCGGCCGGGCAATGAAAAGGTCTTCGGTATCTTTCAAAGGCTTGGATATTTTGTGGACAGTTCTTATATGGATGGTTTCTATGAAATTCGAGTCCATTTCGACAAGCCTGTGGATGTGTGTCTCACAGAGGTGGCATCGTGA
- a CDS encoding DUF1573 domain-containing protein yields MKGLTFVPAIFSVMFVSFMASADSTPPTSTPSEKTDTPRIIIENPVVDLGEVMENGTVSHDFVVRNTGTAPLSIEQVRPG; encoded by the coding sequence TTGAAAGGCCTCACGTTTGTTCCGGCTATTTTCTCGGTGATGTTTGTCTCTTTCATGGCATCGGCAGATTCAACGCCACCGACTTCGACTCCTTCGGAAAAAACAGATACTCCCCGAATTATCATTGAAAATCCAGTGGTAGACTTGGGTGAAGTGATGGAAAACGGCACTGTTTCCCACGATTTTGTGGTACGTAATACCGGTACGGCGCCTCTTTCCATCGAACAGGTTCGCCCTGGCTGA
- the hemB gene encoding porphobilinogen synthase codes for MYFPEYRPRRLRRTENLRRMVRETRLSPDMFIYPLFVRSGRGIRQAVPSMPGVFQWSRDTVVHEVKEVHGLGIPAVILFGLPEKKDEIGSEAYASNGVVQEAVRAIKDACPDLVVITDVCLCEYTSHGHCGVLHAQEVDNDPTLGLLARIAVSHAQAGADMVAPSDMMDGRVGAIRESLDEEGFHQTGIMAYSAKYCSAFYGPFREAADSAPQFGDRRSYQMDPPNAREALREIQLDIEEGADIVMVKPALAYLDIIRRVKEEFDWPVAAYNVSGEYAMIKAAAANGWLDEQRVMMEVLTAIHRAGADMILTYFAKDAARLLSS; via the coding sequence ATGTACTTTCCTGAATACCGGCCGAGACGCTTGAGACGCACGGAAAATTTGCGACGTATGGTCCGGGAGACACGCCTGAGTCCGGACATGTTCATCTATCCCCTTTTTGTCCGAAGCGGTCGAGGAATTCGTCAGGCTGTTCCGTCCATGCCCGGTGTGTTTCAATGGTCCCGAGATACCGTGGTCCACGAAGTGAAAGAGGTCCATGGGCTGGGAATTCCTGCGGTGATCCTCTTTGGACTGCCGGAAAAAAAAGACGAAATAGGATCGGAAGCCTATGCTTCGAACGGCGTGGTACAGGAAGCCGTGAGAGCCATCAAAGACGCCTGTCCTGATCTGGTAGTCATTACAGATGTATGCCTGTGCGAATATACAAGCCACGGGCATTGCGGCGTGTTACACGCTCAGGAAGTGGACAACGATCCGACCCTGGGTCTTCTAGCCAGAATCGCCGTCTCCCATGCTCAGGCGGGAGCGGACATGGTGGCTCCATCGGATATGATGGACGGTCGTGTCGGCGCCATTCGCGAAAGCCTTGATGAAGAAGGATTTCACCAAACAGGCATCATGGCCTATTCAGCCAAGTATTGTTCCGCTTTTTACGGCCCGTTTCGTGAAGCGGCGGATTCAGCGCCTCAATTCGGGGACCGGCGTTCCTACCAGATGGATCCACCCAATGCTCGTGAAGCCCTTCGCGAGATTCAGCTGGATATCGAGGAAGGAGCCGACATTGTCATGGTGAAGCCCGCTTTGGCTTATCTGGATATTATTCGACGCGTCAAAGAAGAATTCGACTGGCCTGTAGCCGCTTATAATGTCAGTGGGGAATACGCCATGATCAAGGCCGCTGCCGCCAACGGCTGGCTGGATGAACAACGTGTCATGATGGAAGTGCTCACGGCCATTCACAGGGCCGGAGCCGACATGATCCTCACTTACTTCGCCAAGGATGCCGCCAGGCTGCTATCCTCCTAA
- a CDS encoding aldehyde dehydrogenase family protein, which produces MENAGLVRNTAVTEVQKRVGFWLDGAEQWAEPCLPVVDPATEEPFASVPVCDALCVDRAVTGAVQAQKDWKKTPPQHRRHVLRSLAEKIRLHKEHLAALITRETGKPKHAAQAEVDNTAQLIDYFAEEAYRLSGILPLLGDPHRHTLVVREPLGVVAAITPFNYPLSTLVCKAAPALAVGCAVVAKPDEHTPLSSLALAKLAFESGLPAGLFQVITGPGPVTGAALVDHRDVRGVSFTGSTEVGKEIQRRGAAGVKRMILELGGSCPVIVCQDARWRTHLPHMVAQAYKNSGQYCYRMTRFYVHKTLWTDFVTEFTDQVMKLRLGHPEEPETDLGPLSHQGILQRVSTQVSRFREAGATIHQAVVPEHLTRGFYFPPTVITDVPTQVPEVYEEIFGPVTLLVPFDNEAEALEDANRSPYGLAAYVFTEDLAKGLRLADHLEAGSVWINEVHQALPEAPFGGMKESGLGREKSRFGVEAFTELKTIYISYA; this is translated from the coding sequence ATGGAGAATGCGGGATTGGTTCGAAACACGGCGGTAACGGAAGTGCAGAAAAGGGTCGGCTTTTGGTTGGACGGGGCCGAACAATGGGCAGAACCATGTTTGCCCGTCGTGGATCCAGCCACGGAAGAACCTTTTGCTTCCGTACCTGTTTGTGACGCCTTGTGTGTGGATCGAGCCGTCACCGGAGCGGTGCAGGCCCAAAAGGATTGGAAAAAGACGCCACCGCAACACCGTCGCCATGTGCTTCGATCCCTCGCCGAAAAGATCCGCCTTCACAAGGAACATCTAGCAGCCCTGATCACCCGGGAAACAGGGAAACCCAAGCACGCGGCACAAGCGGAAGTGGACAACACGGCTCAATTGATCGACTATTTCGCAGAAGAAGCTTACCGCCTTTCAGGGATTCTTCCCCTGCTTGGGGACCCTCATAGGCACACCTTGGTTGTTCGAGAACCCTTGGGAGTGGTGGCCGCCATCACGCCTTTCAATTACCCTTTGAGCACTCTTGTGTGCAAAGCGGCCCCGGCTTTGGCCGTAGGATGCGCTGTGGTGGCCAAGCCCGATGAACACACACCCTTGTCCTCTTTGGCTCTGGCGAAACTTGCCTTTGAGTCCGGCCTTCCTGCCGGGCTTTTCCAAGTTATCACCGGACCCGGACCTGTTACGGGAGCCGCTCTGGTGGATCACCGAGACGTGCGCGGTGTCTCCTTCACAGGAAGCACAGAGGTGGGGAAAGAAATTCAACGTCGTGGGGCCGCTGGAGTCAAACGCATGATTCTGGAACTGGGCGGATCATGCCCCGTCATCGTGTGCCAAGATGCGCGCTGGCGCACTCACCTGCCTCACATGGTCGCTCAGGCTTACAAAAATTCAGGTCAGTACTGCTACCGCATGACCCGTTTCTATGTGCACAAAACCCTATGGACCGATTTTGTCACCGAATTCACGGACCAAGTGATGAAGCTTCGCCTCGGGCATCCCGAGGAACCTGAAACGGATTTGGGACCGCTCAGTCATCAAGGCATTCTGCAACGGGTCAGCACCCAAGTGTCCCGGTTTCGGGAAGCTGGAGCCACCATTCATCAGGCTGTGGTTCCGGAACACTTGACCCGAGGGTTTTATTTTCCACCGACTGTCATCACGGATGTTCCAACCCAGGTGCCTGAGGTTTACGAGGAAATTTTCGGCCCGGTCACTTTGCTTGTTCCATTTGACAATGAAGCGGAAGCCTTGGAAGACGCTAATCGTTCTCCGTACGGCCTTGCGGCCTATGTTTTCACCGAGGACCTAGCCAAAGGACTGCGCCTGGCCGACCATTTGGAAGCCGGCAGTGTTTGGATCAATGAAGTGCATCAAGCCCTGCCGGAAGCTCCCTTTGGAGGCATGAAGGAAAGCGGGCTGGGGCGTGAAAAGTCCCGATTCGGCGTGGAAGCCTTTACGGAACTGAAAACCATCTACATATCTTATGCCTAA
- a CDS encoding divergent polysaccharide deacetylase family protein, translating to MVAAVPKPPVEPPVPPTVPEKPALARVALVIDDFGYDLKIARKFINLPLPLTFSVLPHLPHTREVAALAAAHGHEVLIHMPMEPHGYPATNPGKGALLVAMTPQEMVAQIEKALKENPYARGLNNHMGSKFTEDPEAMRVVLQYLKSRGFYYLDSYTSGRSVAVSVAREIGVTCAQRDIFLDHEPTEEFVRRQIAELIRRARVQGEAVAIGHPHPITLKVLQEEAETFQKEGIEIVPLKKLWQEPSSHKGAPSDVS from the coding sequence GTGGTGGCTGCGGTGCCGAAACCACCCGTTGAGCCGCCGGTACCGCCCACGGTGCCGGAAAAACCTGCCCTGGCTCGAGTGGCCTTGGTGATCGACGATTTCGGCTACGATCTGAAAATAGCACGTAAATTCATTAACCTTCCCTTACCCTTGACCTTTTCCGTGCTGCCTCACCTTCCCCACACGCGTGAAGTGGCGGCTTTGGCGGCGGCCCATGGGCATGAAGTGCTGATCCATATGCCCATGGAACCCCACGGCTATCCTGCAACAAACCCCGGCAAAGGTGCCCTGTTGGTGGCTATGACCCCTCAGGAAATGGTGGCCCAGATTGAAAAGGCTCTGAAGGAAAACCCCTACGCTCGAGGTCTTAACAACCATATGGGTTCCAAGTTCACGGAAGACCCCGAGGCCATGAGGGTTGTGCTGCAGTATCTGAAATCGAGAGGGTTTTATTATTTGGACAGTTACACCAGTGGCCGAAGCGTGGCGGTTTCGGTGGCGCGGGAGATTGGGGTGACCTGTGCCCAGAGGGATATTTTTCTGGATCATGAACCGACGGAAGAGTTTGTTCGTCGTCAAATCGCCGAGCTCATTCGTCGAGCCAGGGTGCAAGGTGAAGCCGTCGCTATCGGTCATCCTCATCCGATCACTTTGAAAGTGTTGCAGGAGGAGGCGGAGACTTTTCAAAAGGAAGGAATCGAAATAGTTCCTCTCAAGAAACTGTGGCAGGAACCGTCGTCTCATAAGGGCGCTCCATCAGACGTTTCTTAA
- the lgt gene encoding prolipoprotein diacylglyceryl transferase, producing the protein MIPYPNIRPEILSIGPIQLRWYGLMYVLGFLSTYYLASRLPKAKEIGLTSERMQDLILYLAVGLVVGARLGFLLFYQYDNWSFYLKNPLEIIATWHGGMSFHGGLIGSVFAGWIFCRRIGLPFWGVADCVAVTAPIGLGLGRLGNFINGELYGRPSRVPWAMVFPDGGPIPRHPSQIYEALGEGVLLFIILWRLSRHQRKDGVLVTAFLFFYGAIRFLLEFFREPDENLGFLWGSLTMGQILCSVMMLTAAVLYVWRRSQQEPFHLK; encoded by the coding sequence ATGATTCCGTATCCTAACATTCGTCCTGAAATCCTTTCCATTGGGCCCATTCAGCTTCGCTGGTACGGTTTGATGTATGTGCTGGGTTTTTTGAGCACCTACTATTTGGCTTCACGACTTCCAAAAGCCAAGGAAATCGGCCTGACTTCGGAACGTATGCAGGATTTGATTCTTTACCTGGCTGTGGGTTTGGTGGTGGGAGCCCGACTTGGTTTTCTTCTTTTTTACCAGTACGATAACTGGTCCTTTTATCTAAAGAATCCTCTGGAAATCATCGCCACATGGCATGGGGGCATGTCCTTTCACGGTGGCCTTATCGGCAGTGTGTTTGCAGGATGGATTTTTTGCCGTCGTATCGGCTTACCCTTTTGGGGCGTGGCGGACTGCGTGGCTGTCACGGCTCCCATCGGCTTGGGATTAGGGCGTCTCGGCAACTTCATCAATGGGGAATTATACGGAAGGCCAAGCCGGGTGCCGTGGGCTATGGTTTTTCCTGACGGCGGTCCCATCCCTCGACATCCTTCCCAAATCTATGAGGCTTTGGGAGAAGGTGTGCTGCTTTTTATCATTCTGTGGCGGCTGTCACGGCACCAACGCAAGGATGGAGTCCTGGTGACGGCTTTTCTTTTTTTCTACGGAGCTATTCGTTTTCTTCTCGAGTTCTTTCGAGAACCCGACGAAAATCTGGGTTTTCTTTGGGGTTCCTTGACCATGGGACAGATTTTATGTTCGGTCATGATGCTTACTGCGGCGGTTCTCTATGTGTGGCGTCGATCGCAGCAAGAGCCTTTCCATTTGAAATGA
- the ahbD gene encoding heme b synthase, protein MPSHAVSSTGPHAAGTPHTEAHAWTLRLVAWEVTRTCNLSCVHCRAAAMDKPYPNELSTTEGLRLLDDLAALGSPIVILTGGEPLLRPDIFDLAAYGHERGLRMTMAPNGTLVTLDAARRMKEVGIQRISISLDGADAASHDAFRQMPGAFDGALKGIRSAREADLPFQINTTITATNLKELPRIQELAVNLGAVAHHIFLLVPVGRGKSLEEQAINAEQYEQTLHWFYEQRDKVPLQLKATCAPHYYRILRQRARQEGRSVDMKTFGLDAMTRGCLGGTGFCFISHVGQVQPCGYLEVNCGNVRDQGFREIWENSEVFRRLRNFKALEGKCGRCEYVRVCGGCRARAFEATGNYMAEEPLCLYEPKALRSPV, encoded by the coding sequence ATGCCTTCCCACGCCGTTTCCTCCACCGGTCCTCATGCCGCCGGGACTCCTCACACTGAAGCTCATGCATGGACTCTCCGCCTTGTGGCCTGGGAAGTCACCCGCACCTGCAATCTCTCCTGCGTGCACTGCCGCGCCGCGGCCATGGACAAACCCTACCCCAACGAACTCAGCACAACGGAAGGTCTTCGCCTTTTAGATGACCTGGCGGCCCTGGGATCGCCCATTGTCATCCTTACGGGAGGGGAGCCTCTGCTCAGGCCGGATATTTTCGACTTGGCCGCTTACGGCCATGAACGAGGGCTTCGCATGACCATGGCACCCAACGGCACTCTTGTGACCCTCGATGCCGCGCGAAGAATGAAAGAGGTTGGGATTCAGCGTATCAGCATCAGCCTGGACGGAGCGGACGCCGCAAGCCACGATGCGTTTCGCCAAATGCCGGGAGCCTTTGACGGAGCGCTTAAAGGAATTCGTTCTGCTAGGGAAGCCGATCTTCCCTTTCAAATCAACACCACCATCACGGCCACAAACCTCAAGGAGCTGCCTCGCATTCAGGAACTTGCCGTGAATCTGGGTGCTGTGGCACACCATATCTTTCTGCTGGTTCCCGTAGGTCGAGGAAAGTCTCTGGAAGAACAGGCTATCAATGCAGAACAATACGAACAAACCTTGCACTGGTTTTACGAACAGCGCGACAAGGTTCCCTTGCAGCTCAAGGCCACCTGTGCCCCTCATTATTACCGCATCCTTCGGCAAAGAGCCCGTCAGGAAGGCCGTTCTGTGGACATGAAAACCTTCGGGTTGGATGCTATGACTCGAGGTTGCTTGGGAGGCACAGGGTTTTGCTTCATTTCCCACGTGGGTCAGGTGCAACCGTGCGGCTACCTGGAAGTGAACTGCGGGAATGTTCGGGATCAAGGATTTCGCGAGATTTGGGAAAACTCCGAGGTTTTTCGAAGGCTTCGAAACTTCAAAGCGTTGGAAGGAAAATGCGGGCGTTGCGAATACGTTCGTGTCTGCGGCGGATGCCGCGCTCGCGCCTTTGAAGCTACGGGAAATTACATGGCCGAAGAGCCCCTTTGCCTTTATGAACCCAAAGCTTTACGATCTCCGGTCTAA
- a CDS encoding OS_HP3 family (seleno)protein: protein MARFDRLIPPGGEGKITLSINLSGFRGKVTKSATVHCNDPQSPRASLAVSLKVVPFVDIRPSDTVVFRGPSAGLQAQHVEVESLKVPMRILRVETNLEKEIRTQVETLEEGRRYRLIVENRAEQGSYAGYVRLETDHPQKPEVLLTVRGMVEGPVGIRPTSVLVGKVKGSNENRVGRVLVVHHGGTDFRILRLEYDAKLLNVETKLEEGVAGYLLEITAKLETVPQGFQKRTELKVYTSIRPEDPLDVQVFVAHQ, encoded by the coding sequence GTGGCCAGGTTCGACCGGCTTATCCCTCCAGGTGGAGAGGGAAAAATCACGTTATCCATCAATCTTTCGGGATTTCGGGGAAAGGTCACCAAGAGCGCCACAGTGCACTGCAATGATCCCCAAAGCCCTAGGGCTTCACTTGCCGTAAGCCTCAAGGTGGTTCCTTTTGTTGATATTCGCCCAAGCGATACGGTGGTTTTTCGAGGGCCGTCGGCGGGGTTACAAGCGCAGCACGTGGAAGTGGAAAGTCTGAAAGTGCCGATGCGCATTCTGCGTGTGGAAACCAACCTGGAAAAGGAGATTCGCACACAGGTGGAGACGCTGGAGGAAGGCAGGCGTTACCGGCTGATCGTCGAAAATAGGGCTGAGCAGGGCAGTTATGCCGGGTATGTTCGATTGGAGACGGACCACCCTCAAAAGCCGGAAGTGCTGCTCACGGTTCGAGGAATGGTGGAAGGGCCTGTGGGGATTCGGCCCACAAGTGTTCTGGTTGGAAAGGTGAAAGGATCCAACGAAAACCGGGTGGGCCGAGTTCTGGTGGTGCACCACGGCGGAACCGACTTTCGTATTTTGCGGTTGGAATACGATGCGAAGCTTTTGAACGTGGAGACAAAGCTTGAAGAAGGTGTTGCCGGTTATTTATTGGAAATCACGGCGAAGCTTGAGACAGTTCCGCAGGGATTCCAGAAACGCACTGAGCTAAAAGTGTACACAAGCATTCGCCCTGAAGACCCGCTTGATGTGCAGGTTTTTGTGGCCCATCAGTGA
- a CDS encoding MBL fold metallo-hydrolase, producing MPLPKNLYIYPWESYTENNCNSYLIDGPVRILIDPGHAHLLHHLEARMAQDGFSLEDVHVALATHPHPDHCEGLLKLKELGTLISMHEEALAFLRRFSAQWEQMTGQKMPEFSVDFFIKEGRLELGPEVFQVIETPGHAPGSVCFYWEKPGVLFSGDVVFVQSVGRVDLPGGNAGLLVRSLDKLMQLDTQVLCPGHGPVLDGRGAVKENFYLIRQYFFGPQTPQAWPQ from the coding sequence ATGCCCTTACCGAAAAACTTGTATATCTATCCTTGGGAAAGCTATACGGAAAATAATTGCAACAGTTACTTAATCGATGGTCCGGTGAGAATTCTCATCGATCCCGGACACGCTCATCTGTTGCATCATTTGGAAGCACGCATGGCTCAGGATGGATTCAGCTTGGAAGATGTTCATGTCGCTTTGGCCACGCACCCTCATCCGGATCACTGTGAAGGGTTACTGAAGCTCAAGGAACTAGGGACGCTTATTTCCATGCATGAAGAGGCCTTAGCGTTCCTTCGCCGTTTCAGCGCTCAGTGGGAGCAGATGACGGGGCAAAAGATGCCCGAGTTTTCCGTGGATTTTTTCATCAAAGAAGGTCGGTTGGAACTGGGCCCGGAGGTGTTTCAGGTGATCGAAACACCGGGGCATGCGCCGGGGTCTGTTTGTTTTTACTGGGAAAAACCTGGCGTGCTGTTTTCCGGAGATGTGGTCTTTGTCCAAAGTGTCGGCCGAGTGGATCTTCCCGGTGGGAATGCGGGCTTGTTGGTGCGCAGCTTGGATAAATTGATGCAACTGGACACTCAAGTGCTGTGTCCCGGTCACGGACCGGTACTGGACGGGCGAGGCGCCGTCAAAGAAAATTTTTATCTCATTCGTCAGTATTTTTTCGGCCCTCAGACCCCACAGGCCTGGCCCCAATAG